In Ensifer adhaerens, a genomic segment contains:
- a CDS encoding Kef-type K+ transport system, membrane component KefB yields the protein MHGAAAHSEALFLFQIVLLVVVGRLFGELMVRIGQPSIMGQIIGGILLGPSVLGHFAPGVEAAIFPQLDAQKSMTEAVAQLGILFLLLLAGMETDLGLAMRLRRSAASISLAGIVIPFTCGFILGELMPQHLVPNPDQRIVTSLFMGTALAISSVKIVATVVREMDFLRRNIGQLIVASAIIDDTIGWVVIAFTFSLAKSGTVDLASIGTSVFGTLVFMVVSFTIGRRLVFEIIRITNDNFKSDLPVLSAIIAIMGAMAMMTDMIGVHTVLGAFVAGILVGESPILTRQIDTQLRGLTTALFMPVFFGLTGLKTDIGVLFERDALLLTLGLIVVASVGKFGGAFVGARLSGLTRAEALALGSGMNARGSTEVIIATIGLSVGVLNEQLFSAIVAMALVTTMAMPSMLRWALRRLPLREEEENRLLKEDFEAASFLNRFERPLLAVDLSTGAELAGRLAANFAQSRGMPLTVLNVQDVEEKPGSQDGADETKASDLREKTEVYAARLRERATRPKDSEEENAKTDGLHVTTRNRDGEDIAEVLKENAEKGHDLLFVGVDPVSAESGGFSRRVSRLVSAFASTVAIVVSREGRTPVAENELRILIPISDTERSIRAVEFGCALAGPSGAAVSVIYIMDSNEAQQRPRFGREESGHAAAFERIDEISAQTGVKIAKTLQEGNSAEVAVLRHARRGRYNLLVVGVSRRAGERLSYGRIADTLLDTSDRSIVFLETEQA from the coding sequence ATGCATGGTGCGGCGGCTCACTCGGAAGCCCTCTTCCTGTTCCAGATCGTCCTACTCGTGGTGGTGGGTCGACTCTTCGGCGAACTCATGGTTCGCATCGGTCAACCCTCGATCATGGGGCAGATCATCGGCGGCATCCTGCTGGGGCCGTCGGTTCTCGGTCACTTTGCGCCCGGCGTGGAAGCTGCCATCTTTCCACAACTGGATGCCCAGAAAAGCATGACCGAGGCGGTTGCCCAATTGGGCATTCTCTTCCTGCTGCTGCTGGCGGGCATGGAAACTGACCTTGGCCTGGCCATGCGGCTGCGCCGTTCCGCGGCCAGCATTTCGCTTGCGGGCATTGTCATCCCCTTCACCTGCGGCTTCATTCTCGGCGAATTGATGCCGCAGCATCTCGTTCCCAATCCGGACCAGCGCATCGTCACATCGCTCTTCATGGGAACGGCGCTCGCCATATCCTCCGTGAAGATCGTAGCAACGGTGGTTCGGGAAATGGACTTCCTGCGGCGCAACATCGGTCAATTGATCGTCGCCTCCGCGATTATCGATGACACGATCGGCTGGGTCGTCATCGCCTTCACCTTCAGCCTGGCGAAATCCGGCACGGTCGATCTTGCCTCGATCGGAACAAGTGTTTTCGGCACGCTCGTCTTCATGGTCGTCAGCTTCACCATCGGCCGCCGACTGGTCTTCGAGATCATTCGCATCACGAATGACAATTTCAAAAGCGATCTCCCCGTGCTCTCCGCCATCATTGCCATCATGGGTGCCATGGCGATGATGACTGACATGATTGGCGTGCACACGGTTCTCGGCGCCTTCGTAGCAGGCATTCTCGTCGGAGAGTCGCCCATCCTAACGCGGCAGATCGACACGCAATTGCGGGGCCTCACGACAGCGCTCTTCATGCCGGTCTTCTTTGGTCTGACAGGCTTGAAGACCGATATCGGCGTTCTTTTCGAACGGGATGCCCTCCTGCTGACGCTGGGTCTCATCGTCGTCGCCAGCGTGGGCAAGTTCGGCGGCGCCTTTGTCGGCGCGCGGCTCAGCGGGCTGACGCGGGCGGAGGCTCTCGCCCTCGGCTCCGGAATGAATGCACGCGGCTCGACCGAAGTCATCATCGCAACAATCGGCCTGAGCGTCGGGGTGCTCAACGAACAGCTCTTTTCCGCGATCGTCGCGATGGCACTGGTCACGACGATGGCCATGCCGTCGATGCTGCGCTGGGCGCTTCGCCGCCTGCCGCTGCGCGAGGAGGAGGAAAACCGCCTCCTCAAGGAGGATTTCGAGGCCGCCAGCTTCCTGAACAGGTTCGAACGCCCACTCCTCGCCGTCGATCTGTCGACAGGCGCCGAGCTGGCCGGGCGGCTGGCCGCCAATTTCGCGCAGTCGCGAGGGATGCCGCTGACCGTCCTGAACGTGCAGGACGTGGAAGAAAAACCGGGCTCCCAGGACGGTGCGGATGAGACAAAGGCATCAGACTTGCGCGAGAAGACGGAGGTCTACGCGGCGCGTCTGCGCGAGCGCGCGACACGACCGAAGGACAGCGAAGAGGAGAACGCCAAGACAGACGGGCTTCACGTGACCACCCGCAATCGCGACGGCGAGGATATCGCGGAGGTGCTAAAGGAGAACGCGGAGAAGGGTCATGATCTGCTCTTTGTGGGCGTCGACCCGGTCAGCGCGGAAAGCGGAGGCTTTTCCCGTCGCGTTTCGCGTCTTGTTTCCGCCTTTGCCAGCACGGTCGCCATCGTCGTTTCCCGCGAGGGGCGCACGCCGGTTGCGGAAAACGAATTGCGGATCCTGATCCCGATCAGCGACACCGAACGCTCGATCCGAGCCGTTGAGTTCGGCTGCGCGTTGGCAGGTCCGTCAGGTGCGGCAGTCTCGGTGATCTACATCATGGATTCCAATGAAGCGCAGCAGCGGCCGCGGTTCGGGCGCGAGGAGAGCGGTCACGCGGCCGCTTTCGAAAGGATCGACGAGATCAGTGCCCAGACGGGCGTGAAGATTGCCAAGACCTTGCAGGAAGGGAATTCGGCTGAAGTGGCGGTGCTCCGACATGCGCGCAGAGGCCGCTACAATCTTCTGGTGGTGGGCGTCAGCCGGCGCGCGGGCGAACGCTTGTCCTACGGTCGCATTGCCGACACGCTGCTCGACACGTCGGATAGGTCAATCGTCTTCCTGGAAACGGAGCAGGCATAG
- a CDS encoding Histidine kinase-, DNA gyrase B-, and HSP90-like ATPase — protein MTINKPFVRNSLIMLFCGSALLVSVVLSAIVLIAQTKETFSRLVAERTVRSAASDLFSLLQDAETGQRGYLLTLEPNFLQPYQTAVREIGGAEARLTTALSKLPSNPHDTSELYRLIDEKLRELGSTVELAKNGEVEEARRTVNDGVGQNLMTNIRERMQTIISASDLSIRSNVGKHAETSDRLQFIIIAAFVAILVVLSGAIYIIMRHVRMLTDARREVMTLNQELEQRVAERTEDVVRANQEIQRYAYIVTHDLRAPLVNIMGFASELEMSLKDISAYVLADGTPLSQQAVLAARTAVEQDMPEALGFIRSSTSRMDGLINAILKISRDGRRQLKPEAIDIKDIAASCIANQQHRIDEIGGEVELALSSLRLFSDRMSVEQILANLVDNAIKYRSTARPLKIRIDAARRGRLVDIIVQDNGRGIEADDLERVFELFRRAGPQDQVGEGIGLAHVRSLAHNLGGDIDVRSVPGEGSSFILTTPSDITHVLRSLSA, from the coding sequence ATGACTATCAACAAGCCGTTTGTTCGCAACTCGCTGATCATGTTGTTCTGTGGTTCAGCGCTTCTCGTTTCCGTGGTACTGTCGGCGATTGTCCTCATCGCGCAAACGAAAGAGACGTTTTCGCGTCTGGTGGCCGAGCGCACCGTGCGTTCTGCCGCTTCCGACCTGTTCAGCCTTCTCCAGGACGCGGAGACGGGGCAACGTGGCTACCTGCTGACTCTGGAACCCAATTTCCTGCAGCCCTACCAGACCGCAGTGCGCGAAATCGGCGGTGCGGAGGCACGTCTCACAACGGCCCTCTCCAAGCTGCCTTCAAACCCCCATGACACAAGCGAACTCTACCGGTTGATCGACGAAAAGCTTCGCGAACTCGGCTCCACGGTCGAACTCGCCAAAAATGGTGAGGTCGAGGAAGCCCGGCGTACCGTGAACGATGGCGTCGGCCAGAATTTGATGACCAATATCCGGGAACGGATGCAGACCATCATCAGTGCGTCCGACCTGTCGATCAGGTCCAATGTAGGCAAGCATGCGGAGACCTCGGACCGACTGCAATTCATCATCATCGCCGCTTTCGTCGCCATTCTTGTGGTACTGAGCGGTGCCATCTACATCATCATGCGCCATGTGCGCATGCTGACGGACGCGCGCCGCGAGGTGATGACCCTCAATCAGGAGCTGGAACAGCGGGTTGCGGAGCGCACCGAGGACGTCGTGCGCGCCAACCAGGAAATCCAGCGCTACGCCTATATCGTTACGCATGATCTGCGCGCGCCTCTCGTCAATATCATGGGCTTCGCGAGCGAACTTGAAATGTCGCTCAAGGATATCAGCGCCTATGTCCTGGCCGACGGCACGCCGCTTTCGCAGCAGGCGGTGCTGGCCGCGCGCACGGCTGTCGAGCAGGACATGCCCGAAGCGCTGGGTTTTATCCGTTCCTCGACCTCGCGCATGGATGGATTGATCAATGCCATCCTGAAGATTTCACGCGACGGGCGGCGTCAGCTGAAACCCGAAGCCATCGACATCAAGGACATCGCCGCCAGCTGTATCGCCAATCAGCAGCACCGCATCGACGAAATAGGGGGCGAGGTGGAGCTTGCCTTGTCCTCGCTGAGGCTCTTTAGCGACCGCATGTCGGTCGAGCAGATCCTTGCCAATCTCGTGGACAACGCCATCAAGTATCGCAGCACGGCGCGTCCGCTGAAAATCAGGATCGACGCCGCCCGGCGCGGACGCCTCGTCGACATCATCGTGCAGGACAATGGCCGCGGGATCGAGGCCGATGACCTGGAGCGCGTGTTCGAGCTTTTCCGTCGCGCGGGTCCGCAGGATCAGGTGGGCGAGGGGATCGGCCTGGCCCATGTCCGCTCTCTCGCACACAATCTGGGAGGCGACATCGACGTCCGTTCGGTTCCCGGCGAAGGTTCGTCCTTTATCCTGACCACGCCTTCCGATATCACACACGTTTTAAGGAGCCTCTCGGCATGA
- a CDS encoding Response regulator receiver domain-containing protein, which yields MSLTARVAVHLPLLRRFARAVTGSQTSGDAYVAAMLESLIADISIMPKEEDDKIAVFKLFINVFDRLDVTPRVIETPFAWEKRAASNLLNLPKRERIAFLLVALEGFSSVAAANVLGVSDSEFSRLIDDASKQISQQVVTDVMIIEDEPLIALDIEQMVEELGHTVTGIARTHSEAVKLYGETKPKLVLADIQLADGSSGIDAVNDILKTDSSIPVIFITAFPERLLTGERPEPAFLVTKPFNPDMVKALISQALFFNERQREAA from the coding sequence ATGTCCCTGACCGCCCGTGTCGCCGTCCACCTTCCCCTTCTGAGACGTTTTGCCCGCGCGGTGACCGGCTCGCAAACGTCCGGCGATGCCTATGTCGCGGCGATGCTTGAGTCGCTCATCGCTGACATTTCGATCATGCCGAAAGAAGAGGACGACAAGATTGCCGTCTTCAAGCTCTTCATCAATGTCTTCGACCGGCTCGACGTGACGCCCCGGGTGATCGAAACACCCTTCGCCTGGGAAAAGCGGGCAGCCAGTAACCTGCTGAACCTGCCGAAGCGGGAGAGAATTGCCTTCCTGCTCGTGGCGCTCGAGGGCTTCTCGAGTGTTGCTGCGGCAAACGTTCTGGGTGTCAGCGACTCGGAATTCAGCCGCCTGATCGACGATGCCTCCAAGCAGATTTCCCAGCAGGTGGTAACCGATGTCATGATCATCGAGGACGAACCTCTCATCGCTCTCGATATCGAGCAAATGGTCGAAGAGCTCGGCCATACGGTCACCGGGATTGCCCGCACGCACAGCGAGGCCGTGAAGCTTTACGGCGAGACGAAGCCGAAGCTCGTTCTTGCGGACATTCAGCTTGCCGATGGAAGCTCCGGCATCGACGCCGTCAACGACATCTTGAAGACCGACAGCAGCATCCCTGTGATCTTCATTACCGCCTTCCCGGAGCGCCTGCTGACGGGCGAGCGCCCCGAACCTGCCTTCCTGGTGACGAAACCCTTCAATCCCGACATGGTCAAGGCCTTGATCAGCCAGGCTCTGTTTTTCAATGAAAGGCAGAGGGAGGCGGCCTGA
- a CDS encoding Two-component sensor histidine kinase, contains HisKA and HATPase domains, with product MGACYILYDETGRCICITSLPSRWQVKNSERPTDYSLFGEDIAQRLIESRARLVDPGDQVDLEITVADESVYEFRSRKVDIPGQGHYVIMSISDRTEERQRAKTLHSLLLEVSHRSKNLLAIVQGIASHTARFTGSLDDFLDKFRGRLYALAQSQDLVTASSWRGADFMELAKAQIERYISRNPGAITVTGDKINLSPNAATHLGLALHELVVNALTNSDILSKENAVQVDCRRVDTAEGQRIRFLWREQLRRGDIQLSDWSQHFASTVLQRIVPAALGGHAVNRVEDASISYELTFPIDSRA from the coding sequence ATGGGGGCCTGCTACATCCTCTATGACGAAACCGGTCGCTGCATCTGCATCACCAGCCTTCCGTCCCGATGGCAGGTCAAGAATTCCGAACGGCCCACGGATTACAGCTTGTTCGGAGAGGACATCGCACAACGGTTGATCGAGTCTCGCGCAAGGCTCGTCGATCCGGGCGATCAGGTTGACCTGGAAATCACGGTGGCGGATGAAAGCGTCTACGAATTCCGCAGCCGCAAGGTGGATATACCGGGACAGGGCCACTACGTCATCATGTCGATCTCCGACAGGACGGAAGAACGGCAGCGCGCCAAAACGCTGCATTCCCTGCTCCTGGAAGTCAGCCACCGGTCGAAGAACCTTCTGGCCATCGTGCAAGGGATCGCATCCCACACCGCACGGTTCACCGGTAGCCTTGATGACTTTCTGGACAAGTTCCGGGGACGGCTCTACGCGCTGGCGCAGTCGCAGGACCTGGTTACCGCATCGAGTTGGCGCGGCGCCGATTTCATGGAACTCGCCAAGGCGCAGATCGAGCGTTACATCAGCCGCAATCCGGGCGCGATCACGGTGACGGGGGATAAGATCAACCTGTCTCCCAACGCAGCGACACATCTCGGGCTTGCTCTGCACGAACTGGTCGTCAATGCGCTGACCAACAGCGATATCCTCTCGAAAGAGAATGCCGTTCAGGTGGATTGCCGCCGCGTCGATACAGCGGAAGGACAAAGGATCAGGTTTCTGTGGCGCGAACAGTTGCGGCGAGGCGACATACAGTTGTCAGACTGGAGCCAGCATTTTGCCAGCACGGTCCTGCAGCGGATCGTTCCGGCAGCGCTCGGAGGCCATGCGGTCAACCGGGTGGAAGATGCCAGCATCAGTTACGAGTTGACCTTTCCGATCGACAGCCGGGCATGA
- a CDS encoding Response regulator receiver domain-containing protein, which translates to MKANGREVTIVMIEDDEGHARLIEKNVRRAGVHNEIVPFTNGTSALEYILGKDMSGTVSADRYLLILLDLNLPDMSGTEILQHIKENPFTKRLPVVILTTTDDVREIQRCYDLGANVYITKPVDYDGFANAIRQLGLFFSVIEVP; encoded by the coding sequence ATGAAAGCAAATGGCAGGGAAGTCACGATTGTCATGATCGAGGATGATGAGGGGCATGCGCGCCTCATCGAAAAGAACGTGCGGCGCGCCGGCGTCCACAACGAGATCGTTCCGTTTACAAATGGAACGTCAGCGCTGGAATATATTCTCGGCAAGGACATGAGCGGCACGGTTTCGGCTGATCGGTATCTTCTGATCCTTCTCGATCTCAACTTGCCTGACATGTCGGGCACGGAAATTCTCCAGCATATCAAGGAGAACCCGTTCACGAAGCGTTTGCCGGTGGTGATCCTCACGACGACCGACGACGTGCGCGAAATCCAGCGCTGCTACGATCTTGGCGCCAATGTCTATATCACCAAGCCCGTGGACTATGACGGTTTCGCCAATGCAATCCGCCAGCTCGGCCTGTTCTTTTCGGTCATCGAGGTTCCTTGA
- a CDS encoding DNA-binding transcriptional regulator, LysR family yields the protein MLAPRRFLPSISSLLALEAVDRLGSATAAAEELSLTHSAVSRQLKVLEEQIGVTLLRRVGKGLALTPSGADYARSVRDCLNDLARASLKIRAGGTRSSLNLAVLPAFGMHWLAPRLKTFAARFPDVTANLTTRLSPFDFAREKFDAAIHYGGQDWQGVDYLELSRERVIPAASPQLLEGGPRTAEELLSMPLLHLESRPGAWEEWFSAQGAEADRLRGMLFDQFTTMAEAAALGFGVALLPEYLAETEFARGRLRPAFPAYLPLSGRYYLVWPNGQPPSRALAALIAFLKEAAI from the coding sequence ATGCTTGCGCCGCGCCGCTTCCTCCCCTCGATCAGCTCCCTGCTGGCGCTGGAGGCCGTCGACCGGCTGGGTTCGGCGACCGCTGCGGCCGAAGAATTGTCGCTCACGCATTCGGCCGTCAGCCGGCAGCTGAAGGTTCTGGAAGAACAGATCGGCGTGACGCTCCTGCGCCGGGTCGGCAAGGGGCTGGCGCTGACGCCATCCGGCGCCGACTATGCCCGCTCCGTGCGCGACTGCCTCAATGACCTCGCCCGCGCCAGCCTCAAGATCCGCGCCGGCGGCACCCGCAGCAGTCTCAATCTCGCGGTGCTTCCCGCCTTCGGCATGCACTGGCTTGCACCACGCCTCAAGACATTCGCCGCTCGCTTTCCGGACGTGACCGCCAACCTGACAACCCGGCTCTCGCCCTTCGACTTCGCGCGCGAAAAATTCGATGCGGCGATCCACTATGGCGGGCAGGATTGGCAGGGGGTAGACTATCTGGAGCTTTCCCGCGAGCGGGTCATTCCAGCGGCAAGTCCGCAGTTGCTTGAAGGTGGTCCGAGGACGGCGGAGGAGCTGCTCTCGATGCCGCTCCTGCACCTGGAAAGCCGGCCCGGGGCATGGGAGGAATGGTTTTCCGCGCAAGGCGCCGAGGCGGATCGATTGCGCGGCATGCTGTTCGACCAGTTCACGACCATGGCGGAAGCCGCAGCGCTCGGCTTTGGCGTGGCGCTTTTGCCCGAATATCTGGCCGAGACCGAATTCGCTCGAGGCCGGCTTCGCCCGGCCTTTCCTGCCTATCTGCCGCTGAGCGGACGCTACTATCTCGTCTGGCCCAACGGACAACCGCCGAGCCGCGCCCTGGCAGCGCTCATAGCGTTCCTCAAGGAGGCGGCGATCTGA
- a CDS encoding Membrane-anchored ribosome-binding protein, inhibits growth in stationary phase, ElaB/YqjD/DUF883 family has product MATATSILKDASKEARANAGDLEARVEQLTIQLSELAKSVSGYGGNTLDTLTQEARRMKDDVADRSVAIASAAKDTVIAAEGDLEQRIREHPLTAIGIAAGLGFLAAILTKR; this is encoded by the coding sequence ATGGCAACTGCGACATCGATCCTGAAGGATGCAAGCAAGGAAGCACGCGCAAACGCCGGGGATTTGGAAGCCCGCGTCGAACAGCTCACAATTCAGCTGTCGGAGCTGGCGAAGAGCGTGTCGGGCTATGGCGGCAACACGCTGGACACCCTTACCCAGGAGGCGCGCCGCATGAAGGACGACGTGGCTGACCGCTCAGTCGCTATCGCTTCCGCAGCCAAGGACACCGTGATTGCCGCAGAGGGCGACCTCGAGCAGCGCATCCGCGAACATCCCCTGACCGCCATCGGCATTGCCGCCGGCCTCGGCTTCCTGGCCGCGATCCTGACCAAGCGGTGA